From the Vibrio vulnificus CMCP6 genome, one window contains:
- a CDS encoding HlyD family secretion protein: MSDTIANKSKSKSKLTKTLFLAACAIAFGAMYLSWQYSDSHPSTEDAYVRAKILSVAPQVQGQVVAVEAKDFQAVNKGDLLLKIDARPYLLAVKQAKAAYQLAVQQHDVADKQVTEAVAGLDAARSNLTEAQLEYKRIDSLVTRKLTSAQDLDTAKNKLANAQASLEQARASVEKAIANRGEEGAEAAVVQQAAAQLAQAELNLSYTDITSPVDGIAGEINTHVGSVVAVGQTLFPVIIKDSYWVRAAFKETDLTHIKPGMEAEVVIDMYPDRVWKATVEELSPASGTSFSLMPPENATGNWVKIKQRFPVRLALDVPKDAPQLRVGASTEVTVDLQSHPL, translated from the coding sequence ATGAGCGACACTATCGCGAACAAAAGCAAATCAAAATCCAAATTGACCAAAACCCTTTTTCTTGCTGCTTGCGCCATTGCCTTTGGCGCGATGTACCTTTCTTGGCAATATTCCGATAGCCATCCGAGCACCGAAGATGCTTACGTTCGAGCGAAGATCCTCTCGGTTGCTCCTCAAGTACAAGGCCAAGTGGTTGCTGTGGAAGCGAAAGATTTCCAAGCCGTGAATAAAGGCGATTTGCTGCTAAAAATTGACGCCCGCCCTTACTTATTGGCCGTCAAACAGGCGAAAGCAGCGTATCAGTTAGCCGTTCAGCAACACGATGTCGCGGACAAACAAGTGACGGAAGCAGTCGCAGGATTAGACGCAGCGCGCTCCAATTTGACGGAAGCTCAGTTGGAATACAAACGTATTGATTCTCTCGTGACGCGTAAATTGACTTCTGCTCAAGATCTCGATACCGCTAAGAACAAACTGGCTAATGCTCAAGCCAGCCTAGAACAAGCGCGGGCATCGGTCGAAAAAGCAATTGCGAACCGTGGTGAAGAAGGGGCTGAAGCCGCAGTGGTTCAGCAAGCGGCCGCTCAATTGGCTCAAGCCGAGTTAAACCTGAGCTATACCGACATCACCTCGCCTGTGGATGGGATCGCTGGCGAAATCAACACGCATGTGGGCTCTGTGGTGGCTGTGGGTCAAACGCTGTTTCCGGTGATCATCAAAGACAGCTATTGGGTACGCGCCGCCTTCAAAGAAACGGACCTTACCCATATTAAACCCGGCATGGAGGCAGAAGTGGTGATCGACATGTATCCAGATCGGGTTTGGAAAGCAACGGTCGAAGAACTTTCTCCAGCCAGCGGGACTTCTTTCTCTTTGATGCCACCTGAAAACGCAACGGGTAACTGGGTCAAAATCAAGCAGCGCTTCCCTGTTCGTTTGGCGCTTGACGTGCCAAAAGACGCCCCTCAATTACGCGTGGGAGCCAGTACTGAAGTAACGGTTGATTTGCAAAGTCACCCACTTTGA
- a CDS encoding Fic family protein gives MWIWQQASWPEFEWDRSVIEPLVRTTRLNQGILLGKMLCQPLDQTQNMLDTLLANIVHSSAIEGEKLNAFSVRSSLANKLGISEENPFPTTKQTDGLAEIMLDAVDNLEVPLTLERVLHWHALLFPQGYTLFNPVIGGQLRSETPMQVVSGRIDKPVVHFEAPDRACLDAELSTFIQWFNDSKTDTSLDPLLRAAITHLWFVTLHPLDDGNGRITRVLTDLALAQAEHQSVRFYAMSVAILANRKSYYEILEQTQKGDLDITAWLRWFLDTLNETFDVALKEIEQTVFKTNYWRHIDQTRLLSEQTKVLNRMLDGDFPEGINTSQYHKVAKVSKPTATRHLAALAELGCLIKSDAGGRSTRYHLPKIGDQTA, from the coding sequence ATGTGGATCTGGCAACAGGCGTCATGGCCTGAATTTGAGTGGGACAGAAGTGTGATTGAGCCGCTTGTGAGAACCACGCGCCTTAATCAAGGTATCTTGTTAGGGAAAATGCTTTGTCAGCCACTTGATCAAACCCAAAATATGCTGGATACCTTGCTCGCCAACATTGTGCACTCTAGCGCGATAGAAGGGGAAAAACTCAACGCCTTTTCTGTGCGCTCTTCACTTGCGAACAAATTGGGCATCAGTGAAGAGAATCCGTTCCCAACAACGAAACAGACCGATGGTCTGGCAGAGATCATGCTCGACGCGGTCGATAACCTCGAGGTTCCACTCACTTTAGAGCGCGTCTTGCACTGGCATGCCTTGTTATTCCCCCAAGGATACACGCTGTTCAATCCTGTTATTGGTGGGCAGTTAAGAAGCGAAACGCCCATGCAAGTGGTATCTGGACGGATAGACAAACCCGTTGTCCATTTTGAAGCGCCAGACAGAGCTTGCTTAGACGCTGAACTGAGCACGTTTATACAGTGGTTTAACGATTCAAAGACGGATACCTCACTCGATCCTCTATTAAGAGCCGCAATCACCCACCTTTGGTTTGTCACACTACACCCATTGGATGATGGCAATGGTCGTATTACTCGAGTGCTGACTGATCTCGCACTGGCACAAGCAGAGCACCAATCCGTGCGCTTTTACGCCATGTCGGTAGCGATTCTTGCTAATCGAAAAAGCTATTACGAGATCTTAGAGCAAACGCAAAAAGGGGATTTGGACATCACCGCGTGGCTACGTTGGTTTTTAGACACGCTGAATGAAACCTTTGATGTTGCGTTAAAAGAGATTGAACAAACGGTATTTAAAACCAATTACTGGCGACACATAGACCAAACGCGGTTGTTGAGTGAACAAACCAAAGTGCTTAATCGAATGCTCGATGGTGATTTCCCTGAGGGGATCAACACATCCCAATACCACAAGGTTGCGAAAGTGAGTAAGCCCACCGCCACAAGGCATTTGGCCGCGCTTGCTGAGCTTGGCTGCCTGATTAAATCTGACGCTGGTGGCCGGAGCACACGTTATCACTTGCCAAAGATTGGCGACCAAACGGCGTGA
- a CDS encoding IS4-like element ISVvu2 family transposase: protein MQLTTALTLANRYAPNTEQLGKLSDILCPDFINQCLEASGVATIRKRRIPLDMAVWAVVAMSLYRQEPLWSIVSKAQLMLPGKRSLVAPSAIVQARQRLGADAMKEVFHQSQSLWNETADHPTWCGLKLLAVDGVVWRTPDTKENRDAFQSASNQNGEGSFPQVRMVCQMELTSHMLVASAFASYKTNEMILAEQLIETTPDYSLTMFDRGFYSLSLLHRWANTGNERHWLMPMRKNTQFTEVRKLGRNDRIVELKTTPQARKKSLSLPETIEVRLIKKTIKGKEVSILTSMTDHRRYPPAEIAELYSHRWEIEVGYREMKSSLLNNEFTLRSKKPEMVKQELWGLLLSYNIIRYQMVNMAKAVPGIYPNQLSFTTCAHSIIHVILGFWLESAGTIPKRITHLQEEAIHHVLSIKREERIYPRAIKPKAKKYPNKKSQSA, encoded by the coding sequence TTGCAATTAACTACAGCCCTAACACTCGCCAATCGTTATGCCCCCAATACTGAACAACTTGGAAAACTCAGTGACATTCTTTGCCCTGATTTCATCAACCAATGCTTAGAAGCTTCCGGTGTGGCCACTATTCGTAAACGTCGTATCCCTCTCGACATGGCCGTTTGGGCGGTCGTTGCTATGTCGCTTTACCGACAAGAGCCTTTGTGGTCAATTGTCTCCAAAGCGCAATTAATGTTGCCCGGGAAGCGAAGTCTGGTTGCCCCTAGTGCTATCGTTCAAGCGAGACAACGGCTCGGGGCTGATGCAATGAAAGAAGTATTTCATCAAAGCCAGAGCTTATGGAATGAAACAGCTGACCATCCGACTTGGTGTGGATTAAAACTCCTCGCTGTCGATGGCGTGGTATGGCGAACGCCAGACACTAAGGAAAACCGTGATGCGTTTCAATCTGCGTCAAATCAGAATGGTGAAGGTAGCTTTCCTCAGGTGCGTATGGTTTGCCAGATGGAGTTGACCAGTCACATGCTGGTCGCCAGTGCTTTCGCGAGTTACAAAACCAATGAGATGATATTGGCAGAACAGCTGATTGAAACAACACCAGACTACAGCCTCACAATGTTCGACAGAGGTTTTTACTCTCTTAGCCTTCTTCATCGTTGGGCAAATACAGGTAATGAAAGGCATTGGCTAATGCCAATGCGCAAGAATACCCAATTTACTGAAGTTAGAAAGCTGGGTCGCAATGATCGGATTGTCGAACTCAAGACAACGCCTCAAGCGAGAAAGAAGTCCCTGTCACTACCTGAAACCATCGAAGTTCGCCTGATAAAGAAAACTATCAAAGGGAAAGAAGTGAGTATCTTGACCTCGATGACTGATCATCGTCGTTATCCGCCAGCGGAAATAGCAGAGCTTTACAGTCATAGATGGGAAATCGAAGTGGGATATCGTGAAATGAAGTCTTCACTTCTGAACAACGAGTTCACACTGAGAAGTAAGAAGCCAGAGATGGTAAAACAAGAACTATGGGGCTTATTGCTTAGCTATAACATTATTAGATATCAGATGGTTAACATGGCTAAAGCTGTGCCTGGCATCTACCCCAACCAACTGAGCTTCACAACGTGTGCTCACTCTATCATTCACGTAATTTTGGGGTTCTGGTTGGAGTCAGCGGGAACAATCCCTAAGCGCATTACTCACTTGCAAGAGGAGGCGATACACCATGTCTTGTCCATTAAACGAGAAGAGCGGATATATCCGAGAGCAATAAAACCAAAGGCAAAGAAATACCCCAATAAAAAAAGCCAGTCAGCTTAA
- a CDS encoding MDR family MFS transporter, which yields MNNQITADKRGIATVAVMLSAIMVLIDMTVANVSLSHMMGALGATADQITWVLTGYSMAEAIFIPMTSFWVSRFGERKVMLVAVIGFVIASALCGQATSLEEMVLFRIIQGAFGASVIPLAQSMLVQIYPSEQKGKAMAIFSIGILLGPILGPVVGGIITDNINWRWIFYVNLPFGLVCATLIYRYIHISNKTKPNFDWWIIGYMALGVGALQFVLDKGNDEDWFNSRMIQTAALLAVIGLIMWVYRSWKTKSPIAPLWLLKDKNLMVSSLMIAVVSMAMFGLTTQQPMLLESLLHYPVSTTGMLMAPRGLASAAMLILVIKLNPQFDPRLKIIFGLTCIGIGSYLMTLYSLEIDTFWIVMPSMIQGMGLGLTFSTLSTLAYLTLPKEQSVAGASIYNLFRTIGSSFGISIATTFQYRDSQQQWHALGEGINRYNPVLHDWAVQQGLSITDPAALEQYQTMLHQQSQMVAFIHTFQLVGVMFVIMMPMLILIRSK from the coding sequence ATGAATAATCAAATAACGGCAGACAAACGGGGAATTGCCACCGTCGCCGTGATGCTATCTGCCATCATGGTGCTGATTGACATGACCGTGGCCAACGTCTCCCTTTCACATATGATGGGCGCGCTGGGCGCAACCGCAGACCAAATCACTTGGGTGCTGACAGGCTACAGCATGGCGGAGGCGATCTTCATCCCGATGACCAGTTTCTGGGTCTCTCGCTTTGGTGAACGCAAAGTGATGCTGGTGGCGGTGATTGGCTTTGTGATTGCGAGCGCCCTATGTGGCCAAGCTACCTCACTCGAAGAAATGGTGCTCTTTCGCATCATTCAAGGTGCGTTTGGTGCATCGGTCATCCCACTCGCACAATCGATGCTGGTGCAGATCTACCCTTCTGAGCAAAAAGGCAAAGCGATGGCAATTTTCTCCATCGGTATTTTGTTGGGGCCGATTCTCGGGCCAGTCGTGGGCGGAATCATTACCGATAACATCAACTGGCGTTGGATTTTCTACGTCAACCTTCCCTTTGGGCTGGTATGTGCGACGCTGATTTATCGCTACATTCACATCAGCAACAAAACAAAGCCGAATTTCGATTGGTGGATCATCGGCTATATGGCGCTCGGCGTTGGCGCGCTTCAATTTGTGCTGGATAAAGGCAATGACGAAGATTGGTTTAACTCACGCATGATTCAAACCGCGGCGTTACTTGCCGTTATTGGCTTGATTATGTGGGTCTATCGCAGTTGGAAAACCAAAAGCCCGATAGCGCCACTGTGGTTGCTGAAAGACAAAAACCTCATGGTCTCCTCGTTGATGATTGCGGTTGTCTCGATGGCGATGTTCGGCTTGACCACACAGCAACCCATGCTGTTGGAGAGTCTGTTGCACTATCCCGTTTCGACTACGGGCATGTTGATGGCTCCGCGAGGGTTGGCGTCAGCAGCCATGTTAATCCTAGTGATCAAACTCAATCCGCAGTTTGACCCTAGATTGAAGATCATCTTCGGCTTAACTTGCATCGGTATTGGTAGCTACTTGATGACCTTGTACTCGTTGGAAATCGATACCTTCTGGATCGTGATGCCCAGCATGATTCAAGGCATGGGTTTGGGATTAACCTTCTCTACCCTATCCACATTGGCGTATCTGACACTACCCAAAGAGCAATCGGTCGCGGGCGCCAGTATCTATAATTTGTTTCGCACCATTGGCAGCTCGTTTGGAATCTCCATCGCGACCACTTTTCAATATCGCGACAGTCAACAGCAATGGCATGCGTTGGGCGAAGGCATCAATCGTTATAATCCGGTGCTGCATGATTGGGCGGTGCAGCAAGGGCTCTCTATAACTGATCCTGCCGCGCTTGAGCAGTATCAGACCATGCTGCATCAACAATCACAAATGGTGGCCTTCATTCATACCTTCCAGCTCGTGGGGGTCATGTTCGTTATCATGATGCCAATGCTGATATTGATACGTTCGAAATAA